A stretch of Gallus gallus isolate bGalGal1 chromosome 2, bGalGal1.mat.broiler.GRCg7b, whole genome shotgun sequence DNA encodes these proteins:
- the LOC107055859 gene encoding SUN domain-containing protein 3-like isoform X2, translating to MATWKTNVLQVSAGPVHELPCLGNSPVCLELKMKTIQFSARKDLILDAVFHSLKDNGIDGLKREEILQLTREAVEKVMKHDTWLPSWALKTMGATIDVERTSKSYGGNRWLSPFFSSAKPPETILQPDISAGNCWAFQGSRGHVVIRLPEKIWPTAFTIWHISKAVSPSGEVSTAPREFVVSGVDEDEGEALLGSFIYDVDGEIAQTFQVQEEPRKAFRQIKLEVRSNWGNKEYTCLYRADVHGNPEKA from the exons GAACTCACCGGTCTGCCtggagctgaaaatgaaaactattcAGTTCTCGGCCAGAAAGGACCTCATTCTAGATGCCGTGTTTCACAGCCTGAAAGACAATGGGATCGACGGATTGAAGAGAGAG GAAATTCTGCAGCTGACAAGAGAGGCAGTTGAGAAGGTGATGAAACACGACACCTGGCTGCCCAGTTGGGCTCTAAAAACCATGG GTGCCACTATTGATGTGGAGAGGACATCCAAGAGTTATGGGGGGAACCGCTGGCTTTCTCCATTCTTTTCCTCCGCAAAGCCTCCTGAGACGATCTTGCAG CCTGATATTTCTGCTGGCAACTGCTGGGCTTTCCAAGGATCTCGGGGCCACGTGGTCATCCGGCTGCCGGAGAAAATCTGGCCCACGGCTTTTACCATCTGGCATATCTCCAAGGCAGTCTCTCCCTCTGGGGAAGTCAGCACTGCCCCCAGAGAGTTTGTTGTCTCG GGAGTGGATGAGGACGAAGGTGAAGCTCTCCTGGGGTCATTCATTTATGACGTGGACGGAGAGATCGCCCAGACCTTCCAAGTGCAG GAGGAGCCCCGCAAAGCCTTCCGCCAGATCAAACTGGAGGTGCGGAGCAACTGGGGAAACAAGGAATACACCTGCCTGTACAGAGCCGATGTTCACGGCAACCCAGAAAAGGCATAA